One bacterium genomic window, CAGGGGATGTCGCCGTCGGCTCGGAAGCGCTCGACTGCTTCGGCGGGCCGGCCCGCGATCACCCCGTCCACCGGTAGATCAATGAGCTCGGCGTAGTAATCGGGGTCTTCCTGCCAGTCCTCGTTGGGCCACACCCACACCGCCAATCCTTCGTCGGCGGCTTTGCCCAGCAGGTCGGGAGTGAGCACGTCAAGGCCGCTGAAGGTGGGCGGCACTTGCAAGATGAGGTCGTTGGGGTGCAGCGGGACCGATGCGAATGCCCACGTCGGCAAGGCATCCTGACCAGGGCTGGTAACGACTTCAGGTGCCAATTCCCGGAATCCGACCAGCGCCTCGTCGCGGAACGACACCACCACCACCGAGTCGGTGCGATCTAACTCCTCGATCTCCGCAGCCAGCACTACCGCCATCTCAAGGATGAAGTCGATGTCGTCCTCGCCGTCGTCGCCTGCGGGAGTCTTGATCTCCACGTCCAGCACATGCTCTGGAAACGCCAGCGCCACCGCCCGGAATGTCTCCACCCGGAAGTCATCGGGGCCGTACCCCTCGGGAGGAGCGACATCACCAGAGCGAATGCCCCGATAGGGGTAGGCGTCAGGAGCTAGGTCGTGGCTCGGCCACTCCTCCGACCACCAGTAGGCGTTGTCGAGCGCCTGAAGCTCTTCGTAGGTCATGTCCCGCACTCGTCCGGTGGCATTGGTGGTCCGGTCGACGGTGTCGTCGTGATGCACCACCAGCACTCGGTCGGCGGTCATCTGCAAGTCCATTTCCAATACGTCGACCCCGGCATAAGCCGCCTGAGAGAAGGCGTACATGGTGGAGTGGGGCCACGAGCGGTCGCCCCCCGCGTGGCCGATGACCAACGGCCGACCCAGCGCCAACAACTCGCGCACCGTGCTGGCCGCCGGAGTCGGGACCGGGGGAAGAACTGCCCCGGCTGGCTCCGGTGTGCTTGTCGGCGGCGGCGCGGTAGGGGTGGCAACGGGTGTTTGTTCGGCTGGCTCCGGCTCCGCCAAATTCTCCTCAGCGGCCACCGGGGTTGCGGCTTGCGTCGGGGTGGGAACAGCGGTGGGAGCTTCGGTGGGAGAGGCGGTTGGAGTTGCGGCAGGAGCCGACGATGCGGTGGCTTGCTCGACGCTCGGAGCACTGCCATCTGAATCGCCACACGCCGCCAGCAGCGCGGCAAGCATGACCAGCGTCGACAAGAAGGCGACCTGCAGCAGCGATTCCGTCTTCCTCAGCAATCGATGCACGCCAGAAATTCTAATGCCCAAACGCAGGCCGCTAGTACTGAGGGGCGACCACGATCCCGTCGCGCATGTGTCCGGTGACCTCGGTGCGGGTGGCGCAGCAATGGCCGGTTTCGTTCATGCTCATCAGCATCCGGCGATTGTCGTCGATCCACACTCGGCAGATGCCGGAATAGGAAACCTGGAGATGAATCCGCTCCGACGCCATCACTAGTTCGGACACCACCCGGTTGACCACGCCACCGTGGCAGGCCACCGCGATGTGCTGCCCAGGTCGGGCCTCACACAACCGCTCGAAGGCGGCCATCACCCGCTTGTGGAATTCCTCGGGAGTGTCCCAGCCGATTGCGGCGTAGTCCTGAGCTCGAATGGCCTCGTAGTACTCGCCGCCCTCGGACGCCAGCAGCTCGGTGGGCAAGTACACCTTGGAGTTGCGGTCGATCTCGGTGAAGTCCTCTTCCAGCTCGATGTCCATGCCCAAACGGGCGGCCAGCGGCTCGATGGTCTCGATGGCCCGGCGCTTGGTGCTGGAGATGATGTGGTCGAAAGGCTCGTGCTCTAACCAGTCGGCCAGCCGCTCCGCCTGCCATTTGCCCAACTCGCTCAAACCGGGATCGGCAATTTTGTCGATATTCCGCTCTCGCTCGGGCTGGCCGTGGCGGATGAAGGCGATCTGCACGTCAATACCCTACGCTGCGCAGATGGACAAAAAAGAAGCAGATCGTGTCGCCTGGAACAACATCATGCTGGCCGATCCCCCCGACAGCGACGACCTGTACCTCCGGTTCACCAAGCGGGTGTTCAGCGACGTGTGGAGCCGCCCTGCGCTGGGAACGCGGGAACGGCGCCTGGTCACGCTGACTGCCATCGCCGCCACCGGCAACGGCCCCATCCTGCCCCACCACTTGAAGCCAGCCTTGGAGTCGGGCGACCTCACCACCAACGAACTGGCCGAATGGGTGGTGCATCTGGCCCACTACGCCGGCTGGCCGGCCAGTGCTCAGGCCTATACCGCCCTGCGGATGGCCGCCGCCGAACTCGGCATAGAGTTCGAAGACGACGACTGGCGGAACTAGTCGCCAGCCAGCCCTACTCCAACGCCACCTCGTTGCAGGAAGAGGGTGCCCGCGCCGGGTCGAAAACCCGTGGTCGCCGGTTTGGCTCTGTTCCCGAGCGGTCGGTGTTCAGATAGGCCTCTATGGCATTGGCGGTGGCTTTGGCCGCCACGCGAATGTACTCGTCGGTAGCGAACAAGGCGGCCTCGGAGCGGTTGGTCAGGTAGCCGTACTCGACGAGGACCGCGGGAACATTGGGCCGTCTGATCATCCCGTAGGCGTCGCTACCCCTGGGCAACAAAACCCGCAACACCCCTGCATCGGCCACCCGGCTCCACGCCACGTTGTCGAAGCCTGACAATGCGTTGGTGATCTCTTGATAGAGGAGCCCGCCGAGGCGAGCGGAATCGGTGCGAGCCTGTTGAGCCGACACCGACTGCACGTACACCTCGGTGCCCGGCTGGTTCCCGGTGCGGTAGGTGGGCCCGTTGTGGTGGATCGACACCAGAGCTTCTGCTCCCAGGGCACCGGCAAAGGCGGCTCGAACCGACAACAACGACCCGTAATGACCATTCCGGGTGGAAGCGGCCGGAATGCCCCGACTCGATAACTCGTTCAGCACCGCATGGCTGAGGGTCAGGTTCAAGTCGCGCTCGGCCAAGCCGTTGGGTCCCACTGCCCCGACGTCATATGAGCCTCCATGACCGGGATCTATCACCACTCGCACCCCCTGGAGGGGCAGACCAGCACGAACCGTCGAAATCGAGCCGCACGGTGTCGCCACCACAAATCTCCCCTCATTCACCCCCACTACGGCAACCGAGACCCCACTTGGCGTGATCAGCCCCGGCGGAGGATCGCCCTCGAGGTCGTCGGGCCGCACCAGTCGTCGAGGGTGAACGACCGAGTCTGCTCCGAATGGGGCCTGGCCGGGGCAGCCTTCGGAAGTGACGTGAGTGTCGATTTCGAAGTCGAATCGGCAGCGGTAGGTGTTGAGCAGCGCCTCCTGCACGGCGATCAGCTCGTCTCGAACGGCAATGTCTTCGGAAGTGGGAATCCCCACAAACTCCCCCGGTCGGGAAAACCCCTGGGTGGGATAGCCATTGGTGCAACCGCCGGGAACAGCCCCAATGTCGACGCCGAATCGGCATCGATAGACATTCAACAGCGTTTCCTGGGCGGCAATCAGGTTGTCGCGTTCCGCGATGTCTTCGCTGGTGAACCCGCCACTAGAGGCATTCTGTGCGCTCGCAACCGAAGCGCAGAACGCCAGCACCAGCAGACTCGCTGCCGCTGTCCGACAGAATTGGGACAAAACCCGAGCGAATCGTCCAGCAACGATCACCACGAAAACGTACCAACCGGTCACCCGTCACCTCCCCACCCTTCCTTTTAGGCTGCCGTTCGCGCACTTCGTCGGCTTGCCGTGATCGGTGGTGCCCGCGCACCTGCCGCTCTTGAGGCTACCGTTCGCGCACAGCACCGCCGGGGGTGGGCTGTGCTCAAACTTGGGAGCGTCGGCGGCGGGCGGCGTCGAGCGTGGCCGTCACTGGCACTCTGACCACCCAGCGCTGGAGTGAGCCTACGCTCAGACCGATGTGCGCGGCGGCGGGGTGGTAGCCCACAGCCGCCACCAAGTCGGCCAAAGCCTCCCGCACCTCACCGGCGACAGCCGCAAGCTCTTCGCACTTCGCCACAGCGACGGCCACCGCCTCGGCCTGTTCCGGGCTCAGCAGCCCGTCAGCGGTCGAAGTACCCAACGTGCTCGCTTTTGAGAGCGGGAAACCACTCGCCCAGCCGCTTACCTAATCTGCAGGCCCAAAAGACCGCCACAAAGCCGCACGCCAAAGCGCCAGCAGCCGCGATGAGAAAACCTAAACCGTCCAACATAGTGAGGGTCAAGAGACCCACGAAGGTGCCAGCTATGGAGCCCAGATAATCGTACCATGGCAATTTCTTGCGGTTCTTGCCGATATTCAGCTTCACCACAGCTTCACAATACTCATTCGCCTATGCCCCTGCGAGGCCGCCACAGCTCCGGGGATCGAACTGGAGGCCCCGGAGCTGATCGACGTGATCGAGTTGGCCACTAGCTCGGCCACCCGCTCCGGGGATCGAGTTCACCACGGCCACCGGACCGAGCCAGGGAGATCCAGCCAGCAGCCACCAGGTGCCCACCAAAGACCTGAGATCGAGCCGGCGGCCACCAGGTGGCCACCTCCGCCTTGTGGGGTATCTCCACCCAAGGCCCAAAAGTGTCGGTGACGTAGCTGATAACGGCGCGCACCTTTACCGTGTAATCGCCGGTCCCGCACGACGGCAGCCCCGGCACGCTACCTCCGGTCCCACCAGCCGCGAACGCAGATATATATATGACCGGCCCATCAGCGGTCAAAGTACCCAACGTGCTCGCTTCTAAGAGCGGAAAACCGCTCGCCCAGCCGCTTGCCCAATTCGTAGACCAAAAAAAGCGCCACAAAGCCGCACGCCAAAGCGCCAGCAACCGCGATGAGAATACCTAAACCGCCCAACAAACGAGCGAGCAGGATGCTCACGAATCCGCCGACCATGGTGCTCAGGTACTCGTACCACGGCAATTTC contains:
- a CDS encoding glycerophosphodiester phosphodiesterase family protein is translated as MHRLLRKTESLLQVAFLSTLVMLAALLAACGDSDGSAPSVEQATASSAPAATPTASPTEAPTAVPTPTQAATPVAAEENLAEPEPAEQTPVATPTAPPPTSTPEPAGAVLPPVPTPAASTVRELLALGRPLVIGHAGGDRSWPHSTMYAFSQAAYAGVDVLEMDLQMTADRVLVVHHDDTVDRTTNATGRVRDMTYEELQALDNAYWWSEEWPSHDLAPDAYPYRGIRSGDVAPPEGYGPDDFRVETFRAVALAFPEHVLDVEIKTPAGDDGEDDIDFILEMAVVLAAEIEELDRTDSVVVVSFRDEALVGFRELAPEVVTSPGQDALPTWAFASVPLHPNDLILQVPPTFSGLDVLTPDLLGKAADEGLAVWVWPNEDWQEDPDYYAELIDLPVDGVIAGRPAEAVERFRADGDIP
- a CDS encoding N-acetylmuramoyl-L-alanine amidase translates to MTGWYVFVVIVAGRFARVLSQFCRTAAASLLVLAFCASVASAQNASSGGFTSEDIAERDNLIAAQETLLNVYRCRFGVDIGAVPGGCTNGYPTQGFSRPGEFVGIPTSEDIAVRDELIAVQEALLNTYRCRFDFEIDTHVTSEGCPGQAPFGADSVVHPRRLVRPDDLEGDPPPGLITPSGVSVAVVGVNEGRFVVATPCGSISTVRAGLPLQGVRVVIDPGHGGSYDVGAVGPNGLAERDLNLTLSHAVLNELSSRGIPAASTRNGHYGSLLSVRAAFAGALGAEALVSIHHNGPTYRTGNQPGTEVYVQSVSAQQARTDSARLGGLLYQEITNALSGFDNVAWSRVADAGVLRVLLPRGSDAYGMIRRPNVPAVLVEYGYLTNRSEAALFATDEYIRVAAKATANAIEAYLNTDRSGTEPNRRPRVFDPARAPSSCNEVALE
- a CDS encoding histidine phosphatase family protein, translated to MQIAFIRHGQPERERNIDKIADPGLSELGKWQAERLADWLEHEPFDHIISSTKRRAIETIEPLAARLGMDIELEEDFTEIDRNSKVYLPTELLASEGGEYYEAIRAQDYAAIGWDTPEEFHKRVMAAFERLCEARPGQHIAVACHGGVVNRVVSELVMASERIHLQVSYSGICRVWIDDNRRMLMSMNETGHCCATRTEVTGHMRDGIVVAPQY
- a CDS encoding carboxymuconolactone decarboxylase family protein, with product MDKKEADRVAWNNIMLADPPDSDDLYLRFTKRVFSDVWSRPALGTRERRLVTLTAIAATGNGPILPHHLKPALESGDLTTNELAEWVVHLAHYAGWPASAQAYTALRMAAAELGIEFEDDDWRN